The following proteins are encoded in a genomic region of Cricetulus griseus strain 17A/GY chromosome 7, alternate assembly CriGri-PICRH-1.0, whole genome shotgun sequence:
- the Mrps7 gene encoding 28S ribosomal protein S7, mitochondrial isoform X2 → MAAPALQAARRWSGLGPRVRLAVCSLPGITQVRWSRYAPEFRDPLVDKEHHRKPVAELTEEDKYDQELRKTQLFKAAAATQTSSVFADPAISKFTNMMMKGGNKILARSLMAQTLEAVKRKQFEKYRAASAEQQATIERNPYRIFHQALKNCEPVIGLVPILKGGHFYQVPVPLTDRRRRFLAMKWMITECRDNKPRRTLMPEKLSDELLEAFHNRGAVIKRKHNMHKMAEANRALAHYRWW, encoded by the exons ATGGCTGCGCCCGCGCTGCAGGCCGCTCGGCGGTGGTCGGGGCTGGGCCCGCGCGTGAGGCTCGCGGTCTGCAGCCTTCCAGG GATAACGCAGGTGAGGTGGAGCCGCTACGCCCCCGAATTCAGGGATCCCCTGGTTGACAAGGAGCATCACCGCAAGCCTGTGGCGGAACTCACCGAAGAGGACAAATATGACCAGGAGCTCAGGAAAACGCAGCTCTTCAAAGCCGCCGCCGCGACCCAGACGAGCTCCGTGTTTGCCGACCCTGCCATCAG CAAGTTTACCAACATGATGATGAAAGGAGGCAACAAAATACTGGCCAGATCCCTCATGGCCCAG ACCCTGGAAGCCGTGAAGAGGAAGCAGTTTGAGAAGTACCGAGCTGCCTCTGCAGAGCAACAGGCCACCATTGAACGGAACCCCTACAGGATCTTCCACCAGGCCCTGAAAAACTGTGAGCCTGTCATCGGCTTGGTGCCTATCCTCAAAGGGGGCCATTTCTACCAG GTCCCTGTGCCTCTCACTGACCGACGGCGCCGCTTCCTGGCTATGAAGTGGATGATCACAGAGTGCCGGGACAATAAGCCTCGGCGGACGCTGATGCCGGAGAAACTGTCAGACGAGCTGCTGGAGGCGTTTCATAACAGGGGTGCCGTCATCAAGAGGAAACACAACATGCACAAGATGGCAGAGGCCAACCGTGCCCTGGCCCACTACCGCTGGTGGTAG
- the Mif4gd gene encoding MIF4G domain-containing protein isoform X2: MGEASRDEYKIQSFDAETQQLLKTALKDPGTVDLEKVANVIVDHSLQDCVFSKEAGRMCYAIIQAESKQAGQSVFRRGLLDRLQREYQAREQLRARSLQSWVCYVTFICNIFDYLRLAQPESLSREEEVDCLVLQLHRVGEQLEKMNGQRMDELFVLIRDGFLLPLGLSSLGRLLLLEMIEFRAAGWKTTPAAHKYYYSEVSD; encoded by the exons ATGGGGGAGGCCAGTAGAGATGAGTATAAAATCCAGTCGTTTGATGCAGAGACCCAGCAGCTGCTGAAGACTGCACTCAAAG ATCCAGGCACCGTGGACTTGGAGAAAGTGGCCAATGTGATTGTGGACCATTCCCTGCAGGACTGTGTGTTCAGCAAGGAAGCAGGACGGATGTGCTACGCCATCATCCAG GCAGAGAGTAAGCAAGCAGGCCAGAGTGTCTTCCGCCGCGGGCTCCTTGACCGGCTGCAGCGGGAGTATCAGGCCCGGGAGCAGCTGCGAGCCCGCTCACTGCAGAGCTGGGTCTGCTATGTCACCTTTATCTGCAACATCTTTGACTACCTGAGG CTGGCCCAGCCTGAGAGTTTGAGCCGGGAAGAGGAG GTGGACTGCCTGGTGCTACAGCTGCACCGCGTTGGGGAGCAGCTGGAGAAGATGAACGGGCAGCGCATGGATGAGCTCTTTGTCCTGATCCGGGATGGCTTCCTGCTCCCGTTAGGCCTCAGCTCCCTGGggcggctgctgctgctggaaaTGATCGAGTTCCGGGCAGCCGGCTGGAAGACCACTCCTGCTGCCCATAAGTATTATTATAGTGAGGTTTCCGACTGA
- the Mif4gd gene encoding MIF4G domain-containing protein isoform X1 has protein sequence MGEASRDEYKIQSFDAETQQLLKTALKDPGTVDLEKVANVIVDHSLQDCVFSKEAGRMCYAIIQAESKQAGQSVFRRGLLDRLQREYQAREQLRARSLQSWVCYVTFICNIFDYLRVNNMPMLALVNPVYDCLFQLAQPESLSREEEVDCLVLQLHRVGEQLEKMNGQRMDELFVLIRDGFLLPLGLSSLGRLLLLEMIEFRAAGWKTTPAAHKYYYSEVSD, from the exons ATGGGGGAGGCCAGTAGAGATGAGTATAAAATCCAGTCGTTTGATGCAGAGACCCAGCAGCTGCTGAAGACTGCACTCAAAG ATCCAGGCACCGTGGACTTGGAGAAAGTGGCCAATGTGATTGTGGACCATTCCCTGCAGGACTGTGTGTTCAGCAAGGAAGCAGGACGGATGTGCTACGCCATCATCCAG GCAGAGAGTAAGCAAGCAGGCCAGAGTGTCTTCCGCCGCGGGCTCCTTGACCGGCTGCAGCGGGAGTATCAGGCCCGGGAGCAGCTGCGAGCCCGCTCACTGCAGAGCTGGGTCTGCTATGTCACCTTTATCTGCAACATCTTTGACTACCTGAGG GTGAACAATATGCCCATGCTGGCCCTGGTTAACCCTGTCTATGACTGTCTCTTCCAGCTGGCCCAGCCTGAGAGTTTGAGCCGGGAAGAGGAG GTGGACTGCCTGGTGCTACAGCTGCACCGCGTTGGGGAGCAGCTGGAGAAGATGAACGGGCAGCGCATGGATGAGCTCTTTGTCCTGATCCGGGATGGCTTCCTGCTCCCGTTAGGCCTCAGCTCCCTGGggcggctgctgctgctggaaaTGATCGAGTTCCGGGCAGCCGGCTGGAAGACCACTCCTGCTGCCCATAAGTATTATTATAGTGAGGTTTCCGACTGA
- the Slc25a19 gene encoding mitochondrial thiamine pyrophosphate carrier: MVGYDAKADIRSNSKLEVAVAGSVSGFVTRALISPLDVIKIRFQLQIERLCPSDPKAKYHGILQAIKQILQEEGPAAFWKGHVPAQILSVGYGAVQFLTFEELTELLHRINLYETRQFSAHFVCGGLSAGAATLAVHPVDVLRTRLAAQGEPKIYSNLRDAVSTMYRTEGPLVFYKGLTPTVIAIFPYAGLQFSCYRSLKQVYDWVIPPDGKQTGNLKNLLCGCGSGVISKTLTYPLDLFKKRLQVGGFERARSAFGEVRSYRGLLDLTKQVLQDEGTQGLFKGLSPSLLKAALSTGFMFFWYELFCNLFHCIRSEDR; this comes from the exons ATGGTCGGCTATGACGCCAAAGCAGATATCAGGAGTAACTCCAAGTTGGAGGTGGCGGTGGCAGGATCAGTGTCTGGATTTGTCACTCGTGCCCTGATCAGCCCTTTGGACGTCATCAAGATCCGTTTCCAG CTTCAGATTGAACGGCTGTGTCCAAGTGACCCCAAAGCCAAATACCACGGGATCTTGCAGGCAATCAAGCAGATTCTGCAGGAGGAGGGACCAGCGGCTTTCTGGAAAGGGCACGTTCCAGCCCAGATCCTGTCCGTAGGCTATGGAGCTGTCCAA TTTCTGACGTTTGAAGAGCTGACTGAACTGCTCCATAGAATCAACTTGTATGAAACCCGCCAGTTCTCAGCACACTTCGTATGTGGCGGCCTGTCTGCTGGTGCAGCCACCCTTGCTGTGCACCCTGTGGATGTCCTGCGCACCCGCCTCGCGGCTCAGGGGGAGCCCAAG ATCTATAGCAACCTCCGAGACGCCGTGTCGACCATGTACAGGACCGAGGGCCCCTTGGTCTTCTACAAAGGCTTGACTCCCACCGTGATAGCCATCTTCCCCTACGCGGGCCTGCAGTTCTCCTGCTACCGGTCCTTGAAGCAAGTCTACGACTGGGTCATACCTCCAGATGGAAAGCAAACAG GGAACCTGAAAAACCTGCTCTGTGGATGTGGGTCTGGAGTCATCAGCAAGACCCTCACATATCCCCTGGACCTCTTCAAGAAGCGTCTGCAGGTGGGAGGGTTTGAGCGTGCCCGATCCGCCTTTGGCGAG GTGCGTAGCTACAGGGGCCTCCTGGACCTCACCAAGCAGGTGCTACAAGATGAAGGCACCCAGGGCCTCTTCAAGGGCCTGTCCCCCAGCCTGCTGAAGGCGGCCCTCTCCACCGGCTTCATGTTCTTCTGGTACGAGCTCTTCTGTAACCTCTTCCACTGCATAAGGAGTGAAGACAGATAG